The Pseudomonas sp. HOU2 DNA window GCTGCTGCGGCTGGCGTTGAACGTGGCCTCGACGCGGGTGGTGATGCTCCACGGTCAGGACGGCCATGCCGCTGCCGGTAAGGTGATCCAGGCCTTCGGTGAGGTGGTGATCGGCGGTAACTACGTGGTCGGTATCGTGGTCTTCGCGATCCTGATGATCATCAACTTCGTCGTGGTGACCAAGGGTGCCGGGCGGATTTCCGAGGTGAGCGCGCGCTTCACCCTCGATGCGATGCCCGGCAAACAAATGGCGATCGACGCCGACCTCAACGCCGGTCTGATCGACCAGAACCAGGCCAAGGCTCGCCGTCAGGAAGTCGCGCAAGAGGCCGAGTTCTACGGTTCGATGGACGGTGCCAGCAAGTTCGTCCGTGGTGACGCCATCGCCGGCCTGCTGATTCTGTTCATCAACCTCATCGGCGGTATGGCCGTCGGTATCTTCCAGCACAACATGACCTTCGCCGACGCGGGCAAGGTGTACGCCTTGCTGACCATCGGTGACGGTTTGGTGGCGCAATTGCCATCACTGTTGTTATCGACAGCGGCAGCGATCATGGTGACCCGTGCTTCCGGTTCGGAAGACATGGGCAAACAGATCAACCGGCAGATGTTCGCCTCGCCAAAAGCCCTGGCGGTGGCCGCTGGTTTGATGGCGGTCATGGGCCTTGTCCCGGGCATGCCGCACTTCTCGTTCCTGAGCATGGCCGCGCTGGCTGCCGGTGGCGCGTATCTGTTCTGGAAAAAGCAGAACGTCGCCAAGGTGCAGGCGCTGCAAGAGGTTCAGCGTCAGCAGGAACTGCTGCCGTCGCCGGCCCGCGCCATGGAAACCAAGGAACTGGGCTGGGACGACGTGACCCCGATCGACATGATCGGCCTGGAAGTCGGTTACCGCCTGATCCCGCTGGTAGATCGCAACCAGGGCGGGCAGTTGCTGGCGCGGATCAAGGGCGTGCGCAAGAAGCTCTCGCAGGATCTGGGCTTCCTGATGCCGACCGTACACATTCGCGACAACCTCGATCTGGCGCCGAGCGCCTATCGCCTGACCCTGATGGGGGTGATCCTCGCCGAAGCCGAGATCTACCCGGATCGCGAACTGGCGATCAACCCGGGGCAGGTCTACGGCACGCTCAACGGCATTACCGCCAAAGATCCGGCTTTCGGCCTCGAGGCGGTGTGGATCGAAGTCAGCCAGCGTGCGCAGGCACAATCGCTCGGTTACACCGTGGTCGACGCCAGTACCGTGGTCGCAACTCACTTGAACCAGATTCTGTACAAGCACTCCAGTGAGCTGATCGGCCACGAGGAAGTGCAGCAACTCATGCAATTGCTGGCCAAAAGCTCGCCGAAACTGGCTGAAGAGCTGGTGCCGGGGGTGGTTTCGCTGTCGCAGTTGCTCAAAGTGCTGCAGGCGTTGCTCGCCGAACACGTGCCGGTACGCGATATCCGCAGCATTGCCGAGGCTATCGCCAACAACGCCGCCAAGAGTCAAGATACCGCCGCCTTGGTGGCCGCAGTACGCGTCGGCGTATCCCGCGCCATCGTCCAAAGCATTGTAGGCACTGACTCCGAGCTGCCTGTGATCACCTTGGAACCAAGGTTGGAACAAATATTGCTCAATAGTCTGCAGAAGGCAGGACAAGGCTCTGAAGAGGGCGTTCTGCTGGAGCCAAGCATGGCCGAGAAGCTGCAGCGTTCGCTCATCGAAGCGGCGCAGCGTCAGGAAATGCAAGGTCAACCGGTGATTCTGTTGGTAGCAGGCCCGATCCGCGCGATGCTCTCGCGCTTCGGTCGCCTCGCAGTTCCAGGGCTGCACGTGCTGGCCTACCAGGAAATACCGGACAACAAGCAAGTGACCATCGTTGCGACAGTAGGGCCCAACGGCTGAGGTA harbors:
- the flhA gene encoding flagellar biosynthesis protein FlhA, which encodes MDRSQLFNTARSNVADLSRGNLGVPLLLLVMLAMMMLPVPPFLLDVFFTFNIALSIVVLLVCVYALRPLDFAVFPTILLVATLLRLALNVASTRVVMLHGQDGHAAAGKVIQAFGEVVIGGNYVVGIVVFAILMIINFVVVTKGAGRISEVSARFTLDAMPGKQMAIDADLNAGLIDQNQAKARRQEVAQEAEFYGSMDGASKFVRGDAIAGLLILFINLIGGMAVGIFQHNMTFADAGKVYALLTIGDGLVAQLPSLLLSTAAAIMVTRASGSEDMGKQINRQMFASPKALAVAAGLMAVMGLVPGMPHFSFLSMAALAAGGAYLFWKKQNVAKVQALQEVQRQQELLPSPARAMETKELGWDDVTPIDMIGLEVGYRLIPLVDRNQGGQLLARIKGVRKKLSQDLGFLMPTVHIRDNLDLAPSAYRLTLMGVILAEAEIYPDRELAINPGQVYGTLNGITAKDPAFGLEAVWIEVSQRAQAQSLGYTVVDASTVVATHLNQILYKHSSELIGHEEVQQLMQLLAKSSPKLAEELVPGVVSLSQLLKVLQALLAEHVPVRDIRSIAEAIANNAAKSQDTAALVAAVRVGVSRAIVQSIVGTDSELPVITLEPRLEQILLNSLQKAGQGSEEGVLLEPSMAEKLQRSLIEAAQRQEMQGQPVILLVAGPIRAMLSRFGRLAVPGLHVLAYQEIPDNKQVTIVATVGPNG